In the Campylobacter sputorum subsp. sputorum genome, TTTCTAAACTTGTTTCTCCTACAAGTAGTTTTTTTAAACTTATAGAGTTAAATTTTTGCATAAATTCATCTACATAATATGGCTTTGAGACTATTTGTCCATTTTTATCTAATGTAGCTTTATCTAAAGAGACTGGAAATTTTAAGTCAATACCTAAAACTTTACTAGAATCAATAAAATCTTTTAGCTCCCTAATTTGTTTTGTTGTAAAATTTTTATCAAACCCCATAAGCTTTCCCCAGATACTAATTTCTGGTTTTTCATCTCTTGTATATCCACTTAAAGGAGATACAAAACGATCATAAGCTTTGGCTTTATCTTGCTTATTTAATCTCATATAATCATCCAAAGAAAGATTTTTTGATATATTTTGATTAAAGCTTATTATTATTAGACACATTGTTAATATTCATATTTAATGTCTAATTGCTTTATGCTTTGGATAGCCTTTAAAAACTGCATTCATCTCCTCCTATGAAAAGTTTTTTTGCCTCTTTTGTTTGTAAGATAAGTTGAAGTAGAAGTTCACTATCTTCGCACTTTAAATTTTCATAAACAGCAATATCAGCTAATCTTCCAACACTAATTAAGCCGCTGTTTAAATTTAGCGCATTTGCTGCGTTTATTGTCGAACTTATCCATAAAATTTCAGCCAATTTATGTAAATCAAAACTATCGTGTATTAGCAAATTTGCTCTTAGTTCATCAAAAAAATTTAAACTTATATTTGAGCTAAGTCCGTCTGTGCCGATATTTAGTTTAATTCCACTTAAAATTAATTTTTTTAAATTTAGTGTTTTTTTGCTAAGAAGTCTATTTGAAAAGGCGCAATGCGTTATAGAGTGCATTTTTTTATCAAATTTAGAAAAATCATCCACATAAACACAGTGTGTGAAGAGTGTTTTTATATCTTTAAAATATTTTAAAAAACTATCTATATTATACATAGGCTCTAGATTTTTGTTGAAATTTAAAAGCCATTTTTTAAATCCGCCACTACCTTTTGTTAGCCAAATTTTTTCATGATTGCTTTCTAAGAAATGCGCAGACATTAAAAGAGAGTTGTTTTTAGCAAATTCGCACGCTTTTTTTGTAAGTATCGGATGTGTAGAATATGGCGAATGAACCGAAATGGCTGGTATAAATTTATCATTTTTGTATTTTACACTAGCATTAAATCTTTTTATAAATTTATCCCAATTATCATCACAAATTTTATCACTCGCACCTAAAATTTCATTAAAAAATACAATTCTAGCTTGTGAGTTTGCACAAATTTCCAAATCTATACCAAAACTTGAAATTTCACCTATCGTGCAAACACCACTTTTCATCATAGATTTTATAGTTTTTTCTATAAGTTTGTCATTTGCTTCTTTGCTTAAATTATCTCTAGATTTTACGATACTTTCGACCCATTTTAAAAAATCTCCATAAACAAGGGAAGTTTTATTTGAGCTAAACTCTAAATGAGTGTGAGTATTTATAAAACCTGGTGCTATTATATCATTTGAGCAATCTATGATGGTTGCGTTTTTGTATTTGTTTTTAAGTTTTTCAAAATCATCAATTTGTATTATGGTTTTTTCAAAAGCTATGGCTTTATCTTGCAAAATTTTAAAAGCATTTTCAAAATTTAGTATTTTTTTTGCTTTTATTATCTTCATATTTTTTCTTTTATAATTTTAGCTGGAATTCCAACAGACACTACATTATGAGCTATATCTCGCACAACAACGCTTCCAGCTCCTATTGTTGTATTATCGCCTATATTAATTTTTTGTATGACGCTAGAGCCTATTCCTATATGAGTAAATTTGCCAACTTTTACTCCGCCTGCTAGACTTGCATTTGGACTAAGATGAGCAAAATCTCCTATAATGCAATCATGCTCAACCACACAACCTGTATTTAAAATAACGCCGTTTCCAATGATAGCATCTGCATTTATTACTACATTTGGCATTATTACAATTCCTGTTTTTAACTTAACACTGGGTGAAATTATGGCACTTGGATGTATTAAATTTACTACATCAAAACCGCTTTCTTGCACTTTTTCTTGCAATTTTTGGCGAGTTTTATTATCTCCTATAGCAATTATGATATCAAATTTTTCTAAGTTTGAGTTAAATTTATTATCACTTGCATCATCTAAAAAAATGATATTTTCATATCCACAAGATCTTGCTATGTCTGCGACAACTTTGCCATGTCCGCTTGAGCCATATATATAAATATTTTTAGTTTTGTCCATTAAATTTTTCCGTTGTAGCCATACCTTCTTTACTTATACCATCTTTAATTATAACTTTTTTTATGGTTAAAAGTGCTATTTTTATATCTAAAAAAAAGCTTAAATTTTTAGCATAATAAACATCATATTCAAATTTTTTAGCCCAAGAAATCGCGTTTCTACCATTAACTTGTGCAAGTCCCGTGATACCTGGGCGGACATTGTGTCTAAGTTTTTGTTCATCGTTGTAGATATTTAGATATTCTATCAAAAGCGGTCTAGGGCCAATGAAACTCATATCTCCTTTTAATACATTAAAAAGTTGCGGTAATTCATCTAGGCTTAAAGAGCGAATTTTTTTGCCACAACTATTTAAACGCATATCATCTGGCAAAAGCTCTCCGTTTGAGTCTTTTTCATCACTCATTGTTTTAAATTTATAAATTTTAAAAATTTTTTCATTTAAACCTGGGCGAGATTGTGTAAAAATAGCATTTTTACTTATATTTTTTTTGATAATTATATATGTTATTAACATTATTGGCGATGTTAAAATTATAAGAAAAACTGAGCCGACGATATCAAAAAATCTTTTAAAAAATAGCCTATACATCTAAAAAATTCCTATAATACTCTATATATTGCTTGGTTATAATGTTTTGATCGTATTTTTCAAGCACTAAATTTCTACCATTTTGCCCCATTTGTTTTGCTAAATTTTCATTATCTAGTAAAGTTTCTATCTTGTTTGCTAAATCTTTACTATCTTTAACATTGCAAATTAGCCCATTATATCCATCTTTGATAGCTTCATTGCAACCACTGACATTGCTTACAACACAAGGCAAACTCATACTCATAGCTTCTAAAACCGTTCTTGGAAAACCCTCTTTATAGCTTGGTAAAACATAGATATAAGTGCCTTTTAATAGCTCTTTTACTCTATCACTCCATTTTATCCACAAGACATTTTGGTTATTTAAAAAAGATTTATCAGCACTACTTTTATTTCCCTCATATCCATCTCCAACAAAGACAAATTTAGTATCGCTTCTATCTTTTAAAATCTTTGCGGCTTCATAAAATTCCCTTATGCCCTTATGCCAAAGTGCCCTAC is a window encoding:
- the mqnF gene encoding aminofutalosine deaminase family hydrolase, which gives rise to MKIIKAKKILNFENAFKILQDKAIAFEKTIIQIDDFEKLKNKYKNATIIDCSNDIIAPGFINTHTHLEFSSNKTSLVYGDFLKWVESIVKSRDNLSKEANDKLIEKTIKSMMKSGVCTIGEISSFGIDLEICANSQARIVFFNEILGASDKICDDNWDKFIKRFNASVKYKNDKFIPAISVHSPYSTHPILTKKACEFAKNNSLLMSAHFLESNHEKIWLTKGSGGFKKWLLNFNKNLEPMYNIDSFLKYFKDIKTLFTHCVYVDDFSKFDKKMHSITHCAFSNRLLSKKTLNLKKLILSGIKLNIGTDGLSSNISLNFFDELRANLLIHDSFDLHKLAEILWISSTINAANALNLNSGLISVGRLADIAVYENLKCEDSELLLQLILQTKEAKKLFIGGDECSF
- the pglD gene encoding UDP-N-acetylbacillosamine N-acetyltransferase, with the translated sequence MDKTKNIYIYGSSGHGKVVADIARSCGYENIIFLDDASDNKFNSNLEKFDIIIAIGDNKTRQKLQEKVQESGFDVVNLIHPSAIISPSVKLKTGIVIMPNVVINADAIIGNGVILNTGCVVEHDCIIGDFAHLSPNASLAGGVKVGKFTHIGIGSSVIQKINIGDNTTIGAGSVVVRDIAHNVVSVGIPAKIIKEKI
- the pglC gene encoding undecaprenyl phosphate N,N'-diacetylbacillosamine 1-phosphate transferase, which codes for MYRLFFKRFFDIVGSVFLIILTSPIMLITYIIIKKNISKNAIFTQSRPGLNEKIFKIYKFKTMSDEKDSNGELLPDDMRLNSCGKKIRSLSLDELPQLFNVLKGDMSFIGPRPLLIEYLNIYNDEQKLRHNVRPGITGLAQVNGRNAISWAKKFEYDVYYAKNLSFFLDIKIALLTIKKVIIKDGISKEGMATTEKFNGQN